A portion of the Leptospira noumeaensis genome contains these proteins:
- the mtaB gene encoding tRNA (N(6)-L-threonylcarbamoyladenosine(37)-C(2))-methylthiotransferase MtaB: MKIKFHTLGCRLNFFETDGMYSVLKDKGFSLANAEEKAEYIVVNTCTVTNKADVKNRNIIRNAIRTNPGAKVYVTGCYAETDKEVLQNIPGVFGVFGNTEKSSLPYKILEDWEGKKIETNLSFDRFSYSDVLPEGHTRAYLKIQDGCNRKCSYCKIPAARGLGVSRNYNDVLDQVRYLQDNGVGEIQLTGVNLGWYRLENGEKGFLNLLEDILKILEYSRIRLSSIEPPDVGSGLLDLMKHPRFCKFLHIPIQSGSRKVLKDMRRTYHPDAFRTRIELAKEKLPNLFLGTDVIVGFPSETESEFQETKNLLVELGFAKLHVFPYSVRKGTSAESFGDPIPGDEKKRRVLDLMSLSSELHTKYAESVIGKKYEAILESDGRFVTDNYLKGRLADPISLDTLQKGQFVDVRCLEYKPAKDREGEFVFGLSL, translated from the coding sequence TTGAAAATTAAATTTCATACACTCGGTTGTCGGTTGAATTTTTTTGAAACCGATGGTATGTACTCTGTATTAAAAGACAAAGGTTTTTCTCTGGCAAATGCTGAAGAAAAAGCCGAATACATTGTTGTGAATACATGTACGGTGACAAACAAAGCCGATGTAAAAAATCGAAATATCATTCGGAATGCCATTCGTACCAATCCAGGTGCTAAAGTGTATGTGACTGGATGTTATGCGGAAACAGATAAAGAAGTTTTACAGAATATTCCGGGTGTGTTTGGAGTATTTGGAAATACAGAGAAAAGTTCCCTTCCTTATAAAATCCTAGAGGATTGGGAAGGCAAAAAAATTGAAACCAACTTATCTTTTGACAGGTTTTCCTATTCGGATGTTTTACCAGAAGGCCATACTCGTGCTTATTTAAAAATCCAAGACGGTTGTAACAGGAAATGTTCTTATTGTAAAATTCCTGCCGCTCGGGGCCTTGGTGTCAGTAGAAATTATAATGATGTCCTCGATCAAGTTAGATACTTACAAGATAACGGGGTTGGTGAAATTCAGCTAACCGGCGTTAATCTTGGTTGGTACCGGTTGGAGAATGGAGAAAAAGGTTTTCTGAATCTTTTGGAAGATATATTAAAAATCTTAGAATACTCTCGCATTCGCCTTTCTTCCATAGAACCACCTGACGTAGGATCTGGATTACTCGATTTAATGAAACATCCTAGGTTCTGTAAATTTTTACACATACCTATCCAAAGTGGAAGTCGTAAAGTATTGAAAGACATGCGTAGGACTTACCATCCCGATGCTTTCCGCACAAGAATCGAACTAGCAAAGGAAAAACTTCCTAATTTATTCCTCGGAACTGATGTGATTGTTGGATTTCCCTCCGAAACAGAATCTGAGTTTCAAGAAACAAAGAATTTGTTAGTCGAACTTGGATTTGCGAAATTACATGTATTTCCTTATTCGGTTCGGAAAGGAACATCCGCTGAATCGTTTGGAGATCCCATTCCAGGTGATGAAAAAAAACGTCGAGTATTGGATTTGATGTCCCTTAGCTCAGAACTTCATACGAAATATGCAGAATCTGTAATTGGGAAAAAATACGAAGCCATCCTCGAAAGTGATGGTAGGTTTGTGACTGACAATTACCTCAAAGGACGTCTGGCTGATCCAATTTCTTTGGATACATTGCAAAAAGGCCAATTTGTGGACGTTAGGTGTTTGGAATATAAACCCGCCAAAGATAGAGAAGGTGAGTTTGTATTTGGACTTTCCCTTTAG
- a CDS encoding rhodanese-like domain-containing protein, protein MKLKYLTLISLIFIQLIGCKGLPEYLFLPQSFKLDLTPFLFRVYSPAELATLSNSDFNLNDSGLITSTKFSRFLSNWSNNRPAGVSGNLVIFQVQTSGSSGRYVFFDGKQTFAYPIANLPEVLADTRDDGVLAVDGIVPKGKKITDLLTNYGIDPAIDYVVFAQDTSSLANLSSATFAYYTLLYWGYPKERLAVLNGSIADLTASNAIFTTPSFTYTNSNRGNGTKTLYRDHTVLQLTIGDLIHAIKNGNTNFEEVDPLPLEGFYIIDGRPNAAYTGTANSTASGSKYANCTTKTNSTFVSNTCLVTYEGRIKSASNLVPTDLYDGTTFQFKSFTQLQTYLNNTGYQSGKQIYVYGEDATKGSLVWFILHQVLGKPTRLYEGGWRQYGALGLRTPASGSSPSAISQPASYWRTDIATLSESNTANADANVPNYQLDVARQFIKSANKIRVEDKSFLRGSSSAAAASGGGGAPSGGGGNACGG, encoded by the coding sequence ATGAAATTAAAATATCTAACATTAATTAGTCTAATTTTCATTCAACTGATCGGTTGTAAAGGTCTGCCGGAGTATTTGTTTTTACCACAAAGTTTCAAACTGGATTTAACCCCATTTTTGTTTCGTGTGTATTCTCCAGCGGAACTGGCAACTCTATCCAATTCCGATTTTAATCTAAACGATAGTGGACTCATCACTTCGACAAAATTTTCTAGATTTTTGTCTAATTGGTCGAACAACCGCCCCGCCGGTGTCTCAGGAAATTTGGTTATTTTTCAAGTCCAAACTTCTGGATCTAGCGGTCGTTACGTGTTCTTTGACGGGAAACAAACCTTTGCTTATCCCATAGCCAATTTACCAGAAGTATTAGCAGATACTCGAGATGATGGAGTTTTGGCTGTCGATGGAATTGTTCCCAAAGGAAAAAAAATTACAGACCTACTTACTAATTACGGGATTGATCCGGCAATTGATTATGTAGTGTTTGCCCAAGACACTTCTTCCCTTGCCAATCTTTCATCGGCAACTTTTGCTTATTATACCCTACTCTATTGGGGTTATCCAAAGGAAAGGTTAGCGGTTTTAAATGGATCCATTGCAGATTTAACGGCTTCAAATGCAATATTCACCACACCTTCTTTTACTTATACCAATAGTAACCGCGGGAATGGAACAAAAACCCTTTACCGAGATCATACTGTCTTACAACTAACGATTGGCGATTTAATCCATGCGATAAAAAATGGAAACACCAATTTTGAAGAAGTAGACCCTCTTCCGTTGGAAGGTTTTTATATCATTGATGGAAGACCAAATGCCGCGTATACAGGAACGGCAAACTCTACGGCCTCCGGTTCCAAATATGCAAACTGTACAACAAAAACAAATTCAACATTTGTGAGTAATACTTGTTTGGTGACTTATGAAGGTAGGATTAAATCTGCTTCCAATTTAGTACCCACCGATTTATATGATGGAACTACATTTCAGTTTAAATCTTTTACCCAGTTACAAACCTATTTGAATAACACTGGATACCAATCAGGAAAACAAATTTATGTTTATGGAGAAGATGCTACGAAAGGTTCCCTCGTCTGGTTTATCCTTCATCAAGTTCTAGGAAAACCAACACGGTTGTATGAAGGTGGTTGGAGGCAGTATGGTGCACTTGGACTTCGAACTCCGGCTTCTGGATCTAGCCCAAGTGCCATTAGTCAACCTGCTTCGTATTGGAGGACTGACATTGCCACACTTTCCGAAAGTAATACGGCGAATGCAGATGCCAATGTTCCGAATTACCAATTAGATGTTGCAAGACAGTTCATCAAATCAGCAAACAAAATTAGAGTAGAAGACAAATCTTTTTTACGAGGGTCGTCTTCGGCTGCTGCTGCAAGCGGTGGAGGTGGTGCTCCCTCTGGTGGTGGAGGAAATGCTTGCGGTGGATAA
- a CDS encoding tetratricopeptide repeat protein — protein MKHLILSFAVTCLLVTSLHSQEKEQVGSAYFQAVDEYKVKNYNKSIELVKGLLADGKSSYEFYALLAFNYDKLNDFENSYKNILEARKRKPDDEDLLQGSLAILTRHKKWKPAIELAEKTIPLYPQNPEVRYFYALALSERGASKTALSQIEKAKAGSPSDFRMLELEGKIYYNLKNYDKADVSLRWASSLNQKSPEIWNNLALVQESLYKTNKKLGKKSQANTYLTEAKECIQKASDLNGESNTIKENSKRIVALNEL, from the coding sequence ATGAAACATTTGATTCTCTCTTTTGCTGTTACTTGTTTACTTGTAACTTCACTCCATTCGCAAGAAAAGGAACAAGTTGGTTCCGCTTACTTTCAGGCTGTGGATGAATATAAAGTCAAAAATTACAACAAGTCCATTGAACTAGTCAAAGGTCTTTTGGCTGATGGTAAGTCATCTTATGAATTTTATGCACTCCTGGCATTTAACTATGATAAGTTGAATGATTTTGAAAATTCTTATAAAAACATTTTAGAAGCAAGAAAACGTAAACCAGACGATGAAGACCTTTTACAAGGAAGCCTTGCAATTCTAACCCGTCATAAAAAATGGAAACCTGCGATAGAACTTGCTGAAAAAACCATTCCCTTATACCCACAAAATCCAGAAGTTAGGTATTTTTATGCTCTAGCACTTTCGGAGAGAGGAGCATCCAAAACTGCTCTTTCTCAAATCGAAAAAGCAAAAGCAGGAAGTCCCAGTGACTTTCGAATGTTAGAGTTAGAAGGCAAGATTTATTATAATTTAAAAAATTATGATAAAGCAGATGTGAGTTTGCGTTGGGCATCTTCTCTAAATCAAAAATCTCCTGAAATCTGGAATAACTTGGCTCTTGTCCAAGAGTCACTTTATAAAACGAATAAAAAATTGGGTAAAAAATCCCAAGCGAACACCTATTTGACGGAAGCAAAAGAATGCATCCAAAAAGCTTCTGACTTAAATGGTGAAAGTAATACAATCAAAGAAAATTCTAAACGGATTGTAGCACTAAACGAACTTTGA
- a CDS encoding multiheme c-type cytochrome, translating to MNYQSFQLTNIILSFLLFVSCSDSQFLESHWNHPISAQGTPPSDFPALERNLNPKSCGTCHQNQFQNWEKSFHAKSISPGFLWQKEIFTKEEYKSCLNCHSPLAETKSEIDSNFQTPEIISSKSHNFPDGIDNPSILCASCHIRNQIRFGPPPKINKKIEQNSGRIPHNSYVVKEKFESSEFCKSCHESKETGVRLNGKRLMEVYTEWEGSSYAKDGIQCQNCHMPDREHSWKGIHDKDFVQNSLEPKWEVKKNNGVYQIKAELKNRGVGHNFPTYLVPKVYLRFFASLKSQNSRILLEESIVGRVVNTNLTEEYLDTRIKPNDSYKISFDYKPNENLVTELIWEIEVDPDEQYVRSFEEELKNRAGTLSYHSKKQLQESLYEKKNSRYILFTLSWKVPVSLRQ from the coding sequence GTGAATTATCAATCTTTCCAACTTACGAACATTATTCTCTCTTTTCTTTTGTTCGTAAGTTGTTCGGATTCACAGTTTTTAGAATCACATTGGAACCATCCCATTTCCGCACAAGGAACTCCTCCTTCTGATTTCCCTGCTTTAGAAAGAAACTTAAACCCCAAGTCCTGTGGCACTTGCCATCAGAATCAGTTCCAAAATTGGGAAAAAAGTTTTCATGCAAAATCGATAAGTCCTGGATTTTTATGGCAAAAGGAAATTTTTACAAAGGAAGAATACAAATCTTGTTTGAATTGCCATTCTCCTTTAGCAGAAACAAAATCAGAGATTGATTCAAACTTTCAAACTCCGGAAATCATAAGTTCAAAATCTCACAACTTTCCCGATGGTATCGATAACCCGTCCATTCTATGTGCTTCTTGTCATATTAGAAACCAAATTCGTTTTGGCCCTCCTCCAAAAATAAATAAAAAAATAGAACAAAACTCAGGAAGAATTCCACATAACAGTTATGTTGTGAAAGAAAAATTTGAATCTTCTGAGTTTTGTAAGTCCTGCCATGAAAGTAAAGAAACAGGTGTCCGTCTGAATGGGAAACGTCTCATGGAAGTTTATACAGAATGGGAAGGGAGTTCTTATGCAAAAGATGGAATCCAATGCCAAAACTGTCATATGCCCGACAGGGAACATTCTTGGAAGGGGATCCACGATAAGGATTTTGTCCAAAACTCGTTAGAACCCAAATGGGAAGTAAAAAAAAATAATGGTGTCTACCAAATCAAAGCGGAACTAAAAAATCGAGGAGTGGGCCATAACTTTCCTACCTACCTTGTCCCTAAAGTTTATTTACGTTTTTTCGCAAGTTTAAAAAGCCAAAATTCACGAATCCTCCTAGAAGAATCAATTGTTGGAAGAGTAGTCAACACGAACCTAACAGAAGAATACTTAGATACGAGAATCAAACCAAATGATTCTTATAAAATTAGTTTTGATTACAAACCAAATGAAAATTTGGTTACCGAATTGATTTGGGAAATTGAAGTAGATCCCGATGAACAGTATGTGCGAAGTTTTGAAGAAGAATTAAAAAATAGAGCCGGAACACTTTCATACCATTCCAAAAAACAATTACAAGAGTCCTTATATGAAAAAAAGAACTCTCGTTATATACTTTTTACTTTGAGTTGGAAAGTGCCTGTTTCACTTCGACAATAA
- a CDS encoding efflux RND transporter periplasmic adaptor subunit, which translates to MDRKKLYLISVIFVIILILVFSFFFRTSKSNRMLVEKGSLVEAVYALGTVKPLDYFSLKFGIAASVREIFVEEGQIVKKGQALLTNDSGITFRSPLDGTLTKLNVAKNETAMPGLPLLEIQNLKLVYISVALDQESALRVKPGQSVQLSFESIRGNIYKGKVERIYPSNGQFLVRIEAEELPDGILPDMTTDVAIEVSSKENVVLVPLVAVDRGKVTRIRDGNKDKIEIRIGAINSEFGELIQGDLKEGDEVLVKN; encoded by the coding sequence ATGGATCGTAAAAAACTTTATCTCATTTCCGTAATTTTTGTAATCATTCTAATTTTAGTTTTTTCGTTTTTCTTTAGAACTTCTAAGTCAAACCGAATGTTAGTGGAAAAAGGATCCCTTGTGGAAGCCGTTTATGCTTTGGGTACGGTGAAACCTTTGGACTACTTTAGTTTGAAGTTTGGCATTGCTGCCTCCGTCCGTGAGATTTTTGTAGAGGAAGGTCAAATTGTCAAAAAAGGCCAAGCCCTGCTTACAAATGATTCGGGTATTACCTTTCGTTCTCCTTTAGATGGAACTTTAACGAAACTCAATGTAGCAAAAAATGAAACAGCTATGCCAGGTCTTCCTCTCTTAGAAATCCAAAACTTAAAATTGGTTTATATTTCCGTGGCTCTTGACCAAGAATCTGCCTTACGTGTCAAACCCGGACAGAGTGTACAACTTAGTTTTGAATCCATTAGAGGAAATATCTATAAAGGGAAAGTCGAAAGAATTTATCCATCTAACGGACAGTTTTTGGTTCGGATTGAAGCAGAAGAACTGCCTGATGGTATTTTGCCGGATATGACAACAGATGTTGCCATCGAAGTTTCCTCTAAAGAAAATGTCGTACTAGTTCCATTAGTCGCCGTAGATAGGGGAAAAGTAACTCGTATTCGAGATGGCAACAAAGATAAAATTGAAATACGAATTGGTGCCATCAATTCAGAGTTTGGTGAGCTTATCCAAGGAGATTTGAAAGAAGGCGACGAAGTATTGGTAAAAAACTAA
- a CDS encoding trans-sulfuration enzyme family protein, which produces MFEHFETDAIRIQTKRTGEKEHSTPLFLTSSFVFDDAEHARALFAEEVTGNQYTRFSNPNTTELIDKMCSLEHTEDGLATASGMSAVFTSVFGLVKSGDHIVSARAIFGSTHQIFANILPRFGVTTTYVDINKPELWEEAFQENTKIVYIETPSNPGLDIVDLAWVSALCKKKKAILIVDNCFCSPYIQRPADFGADIVIHSATKYLDGQGRVIAGIILGKKEFIQPIRYMARNTGPSLSPMNAWIISKSLETLAVRMDRHSENAMKLAEFLEQSQDVELVRYPFLPNDPGYAIAKKQMKSGGGIVSFVIKGGVDRARKFLDALKWFSLTANLGDTRTTVTHPTSTTHSKLTEAERVAVGILPGLIRVSVGLEHIDDIIVEVKQALSNSK; this is translated from the coding sequence ATGTTTGAACACTTTGAAACTGACGCCATCCGCATCCAAACCAAACGAACCGGGGAAAAAGAACATTCCACCCCACTATTTTTAACTTCCAGTTTTGTTTTTGATGATGCGGAACATGCGAGAGCACTTTTTGCAGAAGAAGTAACAGGAAATCAATACACAAGATTTTCCAATCCCAATACTACTGAGTTAATAGATAAAATGTGTTCTTTGGAACATACAGAAGATGGATTAGCCACAGCTTCTGGAATGTCAGCTGTGTTTACTTCTGTGTTTGGACTTGTGAAGTCAGGTGATCATATCGTATCGGCACGCGCCATTTTTGGTTCCACCCATCAAATTTTTGCAAACATATTACCGAGATTTGGAGTGACGACAACTTACGTAGACATCAACAAACCTGAGTTATGGGAAGAAGCCTTTCAAGAAAATACGAAAATAGTATACATTGAAACACCCTCGAATCCTGGGCTTGATATTGTGGATTTGGCATGGGTTTCTGCTTTATGTAAAAAGAAAAAAGCCATTCTCATTGTAGACAATTGTTTTTGTTCTCCTTATATCCAAAGACCTGCTGACTTTGGTGCAGATATAGTGATCCATTCGGCAACCAAATATTTGGATGGGCAAGGAAGAGTAATCGCAGGAATTATTTTGGGTAAAAAAGAATTCATCCAACCCATTCGGTATATGGCTCGTAATACAGGCCCATCCTTGTCACCAATGAATGCGTGGATTATCTCTAAAAGTTTGGAAACTCTTGCTGTAAGAATGGATAGGCATTCTGAAAATGCAATGAAGTTAGCTGAATTTTTAGAACAATCACAAGATGTGGAACTTGTTCGATACCCATTTTTGCCAAATGATCCTGGTTATGCGATAGCTAAAAAACAAATGAAATCTGGTGGTGGGATTGTTTCTTTTGTAATCAAAGGTGGGGTTGATCGGGCTAGAAAGTTTTTAGATGCATTAAAATGGTTTTCACTGACTGCCAATTTGGGTGATACTAGAACCACTGTGACTCATCCAACATCCACAACTCATTCTAAATTAACAGAAGCAGAAAGAGTCGCGGTTGGTATTTTGCCGGGTTTAATTCGAGTTTCTGTCGGATTAGAACATATCGATGATATTATTGTCGAAGTGAAACAGGCACTTTCCAACTCAAAGTAA
- a CDS encoding ABC transporter permease, whose translation MFFLAIRQIFSRPQQSILTLIGIVLGTAGYIVFSGIMLGFQAVITDQLVNSDGQIKISPRDELISERTFEDVFFKDKIVRWLSPPSGRTDHSQLTNVLGWMDKLSNDHRILSFAPQLSKEVIFVNGEATAPARFVGVDPNIQPKVTNLSDYIVEGKLSDLSRGSSLAIMGEGVLNKLGAKMGDTISVYIPGTNLIPVKVVGILSTGNRLIDEVIVYSSLSSVQSITKSSGEISQIIVKIKDIRAAKEIAEDLRYFSKDKVESWDEVNASILQVFRTQDIVRNSTTFTIILVVAFGIYNILNMVVNQKKKEVAILRSIGFDEKDTIQLFIFQGLFLGTLGAVIGILVGILGCYYIDGIPIGDPKQNSKALMKTMMVSWDWMIYLKGFCIAVLSSSIASYIPARMASRLSPVDIIRGAT comes from the coding sequence ATGTTTTTCCTTGCGATCAGACAAATATTTTCAAGACCACAACAATCAATTCTAACTTTGATTGGAATTGTTCTTGGGACTGCCGGTTATATTGTATTTTCGGGTATTATGTTAGGATTCCAAGCAGTCATCACTGACCAGTTAGTGAATTCCGATGGGCAAATAAAAATTTCACCAAGAGACGAACTTATTTCTGAACGAACCTTTGAAGATGTTTTTTTTAAAGATAAAATCGTTCGATGGTTGTCTCCTCCATCGGGTCGAACCGATCATTCTCAGTTAACGAATGTTCTTGGGTGGATGGATAAACTTTCCAATGACCATCGAATTCTTTCTTTTGCTCCCCAATTGTCAAAAGAAGTTATTTTTGTGAATGGAGAGGCTACCGCACCAGCTAGGTTTGTTGGTGTGGATCCAAATATCCAACCCAAAGTCACAAACTTAAGCGACTATATCGTTGAAGGAAAATTGTCTGACTTGTCTCGCGGATCTTCCCTTGCCATAATGGGGGAAGGTGTTCTTAATAAACTCGGGGCCAAAATGGGTGATACCATTTCTGTTTATATTCCTGGAACAAATTTAATTCCTGTGAAAGTAGTTGGAATTTTGAGTACAGGAAATCGACTCATCGATGAAGTGATTGTATACTCCTCACTTTCCTCCGTACAAAGTATTACAAAGTCAAGTGGTGAAATTTCTCAAATCATCGTCAAAATTAAAGACATTCGGGCTGCAAAAGAAATTGCAGAAGACTTAAGATACTTTAGTAAAGACAAGGTGGAAAGTTGGGACGAAGTGAATGCTAGTATTTTGCAAGTATTCCGAACTCAAGATATTGTGCGTAATTCTACAACCTTTACGATCATCCTAGTGGTAGCTTTTGGGATTTATAATATTTTAAATATGGTAGTGAATCAAAAGAAAAAGGAAGTAGCCATCCTTCGTTCGATAGGTTTCGATGAAAAGGATACAATCCAACTTTTTATTTTCCAAGGATTGTTTTTAGGAACTTTGGGTGCGGTCATTGGAATCTTAGTTGGGATTCTCGGATGTTATTATATTGATGGAATTCCCATCGGAGATCCAAAACAAAATTCAAAGGCACTGATGAAAACCATGATGGTATCCTGGGACTGGATGATTTACCTCAAAGGTTTTTGTATTGCTGTTCTGAGTTCGTCTATTGCCAGTTATATTCCTGCTCGTATGGCAAGCCGTCTTTCTCCTGTTGATATCATTCGAGGAGCGACCTAA
- a CDS encoding ABC transporter ATP-binding protein, translated as MFGIEAKHIFKSFGEPPQDILKDVSLEITMGDFVALTGKSGSGKSTLLYIVSGLDNPTSGDVKINGNSLQKMGSKEVHSLRNLSIGFVFQFHYLLPELTGLENITMPARKTGTHKTIENYALHLMESFSVLHCKDKFPSQMSGGEGQRVAIARALVQKPKFLFADEPTGNLDTINGDKVMEIFKRINKEDGTTILFVTHDPDYAGLASRRVHMIDGKIAEIS; from the coding sequence ATGTTCGGAATCGAAGCAAAACATATTTTTAAATCTTTTGGAGAACCACCACAAGATATACTTAAAGATGTTTCCTTAGAAATTACTATGGGTGATTTTGTGGCTCTGACTGGAAAATCAGGATCAGGAAAATCCACATTATTATACATTGTAAGTGGGCTTGACAACCCAACAAGTGGGGACGTGAAAATCAATGGAAACTCTCTCCAAAAGATGGGAAGTAAAGAAGTCCATAGTTTAAGAAATTTATCCATCGGTTTTGTTTTCCAGTTCCATTACTTACTTCCTGAACTAACCGGCCTCGAAAATATAACTATGCCCGCTCGAAAAACAGGGACACATAAAACTATTGAAAACTATGCACTTCATTTGATGGAAAGTTTTTCCGTTTTGCATTGTAAAGACAAGTTCCCAAGCCAGATGTCTGGTGGGGAAGGGCAACGAGTTGCCATTGCTCGTGCACTTGTACAAAAACCGAAGTTTCTTTTTGCAGATGAACCAACGGGAAATTTAGATACAATTAACGGAGATAAGGTGATGGAAATTTTTAAAAGGATCAACAAAGAGGATGGAACTACAATTCTTTTTGTTACGCATGATCCTGATTATGCGGGCCTTGCCAGCCGGCGTGTTCATATGATTGACGGTAAAATTGCAGAAATTTCTTAA